A genome region from Anastrepha ludens isolate Willacy chromosome 3, idAnaLude1.1, whole genome shotgun sequence includes the following:
- the LOC128857397 gene encoding serine protease SP24D-like: MLARLVLIFAFLTLSSISSGSAAPNGRIVGGTDANIGQFPHQVSLQREDGSHTCGGSIISENFILTAAHCVVVGNGIEPYPARYFQVRVGSIQRAAGGKLLQLKRIIVNKTYGNFLNDVALLELEQPLVFTDNIKAIEMASEEVPSGEDVGISGWGRLYTGGPIPHRLQFNTLKALNTEECDASIQMGHDSIICLAHQADNGACNGDSGGPATYEGKLVGVAGFVVNGCGSTYPDGYAKVAYHRDWIRSYIGA; this comes from the exons ATGTTGGCGCGCCTCGTTCTAATTTTTGCCTTCCTGACTCTGTCTTCTATTAGCAGCGGCAGTGCAGCTCCGAATGGACGCATTGTTGGTGGCACGGATGCCAATATAGGCCAATTTCCCCATCAGGTCTCCCTGCAACGTGAAGATGGATCACACACCTGCGGCGGTTCTATCATAAGCGAAAATTTCATTCTAACAGCAGCTcattgtgttgttgttggtaaTGGCATTGAACC CTACCCCGCCAGGTACTTCCAAGTGCGCGTCGGCAGCATTCAACGTGCAGCCGGtggaaaattattacaattgaaGCGCATCATCGTCAACAAGACATACGGCAATTTCTTGAATGACGTAGCACTTTTGGAACTGGAGCAACCATTGGTCTTCACCGATAATATAAAAGCTATCGAAATGGCCAGTGAGGAAGTGCCCTCTGGTGAAGATGTTGGTATCTCGGGTTGGGGACGTTTATACACTGGCGGCCCAATTCCACATCGTCTGCAATTTAACACACTGAAGGCGTTGAATACCGAGGAATGCGACGCATCAATTCAGATGGGACATGATTCTATAATTTGTCTAGCCCATCAAGCTGACAACGGCGCTTGCAATGGTGACTCTGGCGGCCCAGCCACCTACGAGGGTAAATTGGTGGGTGTAGCCGGTTTTGTGGTGAATGGTTGTGGAAGCACTTATCCAGACGGGTATGCTAAAGTGGCCTATCATCGCGATTGGATCAGATCTTATATTGGCGCATAA